In Prionailurus viverrinus isolate Anna chromosome D1, UM_Priviv_1.0, whole genome shotgun sequence, the DNA window tgttctagtttcgagaagaatgctggtgcaattttgattgggattgcattgaatgtgtagatagctttgggtagtattgacattttgacaatatttatttttccaatccatgagcagggaatgtctttccatttctttaaatcttcttcaatttccttcataagcttcctatagttttcagcatacagatcctttacatctttggttagatttattcctaggtattttatgcttcttggtgcaattgtgaatgggatcagtttctttatttgtctttctgttgcttcattgttagtgtataagaatgcaactgatttctgtacattgattttgtatcctgcaactttgctgaattcctgtatcagttctagcagacttttggtggagtctatcggattttccatgtataatatcatgtcatctgcaaaaagcgaaagcttgacttcatctttgccaattttgatgcctttgatttccttttgttgtctgattgctgatgctagaacttccagcactatgttaaacagcagcggtgagagtgggcatccttgtcgtgttcctgatctcagggaaaaagctctcagtttttccccgttgaggatgatgttagctgtgggcttttcataaatggcttttatgatctttaggtatgttccttctatcccgtgTACAAGTCTTTTTATGAACACAtcagctttttactttttatctagGAGTGGCATGGCTAGGTTATTAGGTGAGTGCACATTTAACTTTATTagaaagttttccaaaatattaGAGCTTTTGTACAGTTTCAAGAGCAATATGTAAGAGTTTCACTTGCCCCAACATTTGGTATCGttagcttttgtttctgttttgtttttaatttttcgccattcgtggggcacctgggtggctcaatcagttaagtgtccaacttcggctcaggtcaggatctcatggttcatgagttccagccccacgtctggccctgtgctgacagctcagagcctggagcctgcttcggattctgtgtctccctctctgctcctctgccactcgtgctctgtctctctctctccaaaataaataaacattgaaaaaattttaattttttgccatTCTGATTCAAGTGCAgtgatattgtgtgtgtgtgtgtgtgtgtgtgtgtgtgtgtgtgtgtgtggtttttgttttttaattgaaggtcCCTTATTGGTCCTGCTTCCATGAGTGGCAAAGACCAGGGGCAAAGGGAGGTGAACCAGCAGTGCAAGGAGGAGTTATCTCCACAACATTCCATTCATACACAGAAGTAAACTGACAAGCACAGAGTCACTATTGCAGTTAGAAGTTGGCAGCACGGGAAAAGGGAGGAACAGGTGGGGAATGGGGTATCGTTAAAAAAATACAGCCCCCCTcccaaactggggtgcctggggggaaTTTGGTCAGCTTCAACCCAAGAGGAATCAGAACTGTTTGGGAAGGCCAGAACCAtcagggatggaggaaggaggaaggtccAGGGGGTGAGGGGACTGTTTGGCAACTGGGGCGAAGGGATTGCCCTCCCCCTGTTGGGATCCCCCCAGCCCCTCTGGTCTGGAAGGAAGTGGGCAGCCTGCAACCCCCACGGGCAGGTCTGGGGCTGCCAGATGCTCCAGGCAGGGGGCTGGAAGGGGCTCACAAAGGAGATGAGGCACTGCCCCCCAATTTCTCCGCCAGGGTACACTGGTCCTTGACCTCCTCGTAGCAGTTTGCTTGTAATTCACGCTTGATCCCTGTCAGCTTCTTCTTGATGGCGTCCTTGGAGCTGGTATAAATCACTTTGCTCTTAAGGGGTGCACATTCAGGTGCCCGGAAGATAAACACCAGGTCCTCCTTCTTGCTCTCCTTGGTCTGGTAGGGGGCATCACAGAGGGCATAGCAGCAGTCCTTGTCTGGCAGCAACTTGACAAAGATGGCATAGGGGTCGTCTACGGTCTGGCCCACATCACTCACCAGGATCTCCTTGCCCTCCTCCAGGATGATGCTCTTCTTGTCTTTGCTCAGGCAGAAGAGTACTGCCTTCTTGCGCTTCTTCACCTCCTCTGGTGTTGAGGAATTTTGAACCTTCATGTCATTGAAGACTTTGATGACACGATCAGAGACTGCCACACCAGGGGCATGTTTCCGGACGCGAAAGGGAGATAGCAAGGACAGTCAGAAAAGACGAGAGCCACTGCAGCTGCTGCTGGGATCCCACTGAACCgatattgtggttttaatttgcactttctTGTGAGTAATGGTATCAAACATTTTCTTCACATGCTTATgggccatttggatatcttcttttttaagtgtctATTCAAGTATTCAGCTATGGGTGTAGGGATGATGTCTTTTTCTCACTGATCCATCAGAATTGTatattttttggggcgcctgggtggcgcagtcggttaagca includes these proteins:
- the LOC125146517 gene encoding cofilin-1-like; amino-acid sequence: MKVQNSSTPEEVKKRKKAVLFCLSKDKKSIILEEGKEILVSDVGQTVDDPYAIFVKLLPDKDCCYALCDAPYQTKESKKEDLVFIFRAPECAPLKSKVIYTSSKDAIKKKLTGIKRELQANCYEEVKDHCLLYNVFIKFLLI